The window CTAGCGGCAACCACCGGCTGCGATGCGACCTCGCCAGCCGCCGATCCGCCCGCTGCCCCGGCCGGAACGCATGCAGCGGCGGACGCTTCCGGAACGCCTGAAGCCGGGACAGCGACCGAGCCGGTCCTGTTGTCGCAGACCGGCCTGTACGCCGACATCGCGCAACGATTGCTCGCGCCAGGAGTCCTGGGCTACCGGCCGCGCTACGAGCTCTGGTCGGATGCGACCACCAAGGATCGCTGGATCCTCGTGCCAGCTGGCCAACCGATCGATGCGCGCGACATGGATTTCTGGAGCTTTCCCGTGGGCACCAAGGTCTGGAAGCAGTTTTCGAAAGACGGTAGGCCCCTCGAAACTCGGATGCTGCACAAGATCTCGCAAGGCCACGGCGGCTGGTTCAGAATGGCCTTTGTCTGGCTCGAAGATGGAAGCGACGCCACCGCTGCTCCCGATGGATCGGAGGGCGTCGCCGGCACCTCGCACGATGTGCCGAGTCAGAAGCGATGCGACGAATGCCACGACGGGGCTCCCGACACGCTGCTGGCAGTCGGCGCCCTGCAGCTCTCGCACGACGGTCCCGGCCTGACGCTGGCGGCGCTGGTGCGGCAGAGGCGCCTCAGCCCGCCCCCGCCCAGCGCGATGTACGCATGGCCGGGCAGCCCGATCGCGCAGGCGGCACTCGGCATGCTGCACGCCAACTGCGGGCACTGCCACAACGAACATCACATCCTTACCTTCGACAAGACGGACATGGTGACGTTCTTGTCGGTTCGGTCCCTGGCCAACGTCGAACAGAGCACGACCTACCTGTCGCTCGTGGCTCGGCCGGTGAGCAAACCGCTCGCAGGACTCACGACGCGCCTGGTCCCCGGCGACCCAGCACAGAGCGCTGTATACGTACGCATGAGCACGCGCGATCCCTTGCTCGGCATGCCTCCGATCGCAACCAAGCAAGTCGACCTGGCGGGGCTTGAAAGCCTGCGCTTATGGATCGAGGATCTAGCAAGACCAGGACGCTAGAGGATCGAATGCTCAACCGATGGCTAGGGCGCTGCTGCCGCGTAACGGACCTCCGGGGCCTTCGCAGCGCGGCGATCGTGCTGACAGCGTCTTGCCTGCTGCCGGTCGGGGCCTGCGCCACCAACGAAGCGACCGTCGGTGGCGGCGCGACCATCGGTGCCGGCGCAACCGGCGGCGGCGGGCCGCCTTCGGGTGGCGGGGGCGCACCAATAGGATTTGGAGGAGCGGGTGCGGGCGCGGGGACCGGGCCGGCAGGAAGCTCCGGGGGTGGCATACCTGGCGCGGCCGCGGGTACTGCAGGGGGCATCGCCGGCCAGGGCCCCATCGCGGGCGCGCGCCCCATCGGGGGCGCGGGCGGCGCGCCGGCGGTCGCCGGTTGCGTCCCGCCGCTCGCTAACCCCACCCCCGGTAACGCGTGCAAGGGCGTTCCTCCGCCTCGCCTCAAGCTCACTCCGATCACCTCGGGTCTATCCGTGCCCGTGTACGTGACGCACGCGCCGGGCGACCGGATGCGCTTGTTCGTGGTTGAGCGCACCGGGTTCGTTCGCGTGTTGCAGCGCGACCCAGGCCCCTCGAGTACGTGGACCCTATCCCCGGCCCCCTTTCTCGACGTGTCGCGGCTCATCGCAACCGGCAGCGGCGAAAGCGAGCAAGGCTTGCTCGGCTTGGCATTCGATCCGCAGTACGCAACGACAGGCCGGTTCTGGATCAATTACAGCGCGCGTGGCAGCGGTGACACCGTCGTGGCTGGCTACAGGACCGCCGCGAACAACCCGAACGCCGCCGATCCCGGGTCCGCGACCGTGTTGCTGCAAGTCGAGCAACCGCAGTCGAACCACAACGGCGGCATGCTCGCTTTTGGACCCGACGGCTGCCTGTGGATCGGGCTGGGCGATGGCGGTGGCCGAAACGACGGTCCCAACCATGGCCCGATGGGCCACGGGCAAGACCCTGCGACCCAGCTCGGTTCGATGCTGCGCATCGACGTCGCGAACTACCCCACGCCGGCACCCGGCAATCCGCCGATCCCGGGAGCCGATCCCCACGTATGGTCCTATGGGTGGCGCAATCCCTGGCGCTACAGCTTCGATAGGGAAACGGGCGACCTGTACGCGGGCGACGTGGGGCAGAACGCCTGGGAGGAGATCGATGTGGAGCCGCGGGGTGTCGCCGGCCGCAACTACGGTTGGAACGTCATGGAAGGCAAGCACTGCCTCGGCGATCGCACGGGCGCCGGCTCGTGCGTGCGCACCGGGCTCACCCTGCCCGTGGTCGAAGTGCCCAACGAGAACCGAATCGGCTCGATCTCGAACCCCAACCGATCCATTACGGGTGGCTACGTCTACCGCGGTTCCATACCGGGCATGGCGGGCCGCTACGTGTACGGGGACTTCGGCAGCCGGCGAATCTGGAGTTTCGTCTGGCGGGGCGAAACCAACGGTGTCGCTGAAATCTGCGACGAGGTCGAGCTCACCCAGGATCTGCAGACCTCGAATCTGGTCGGAATATCTTCCTTCGGCGAAGACGCCGACGGTGAGCTTTATGTCGTCGACTTCGGGGGTAGTATCGTGCGTATCGACCCGGAATAGGGGCCCGTGGTCCCAAGGGCCCGCGAAACCGCGAGCCATGCAAGCATCGTGCAACACCGGCCCGGCGCTTGAACATCGGGCCGCACGATGTAAAGTCTCCGCTGGCCAGGAATGACGCAACGCCACCCAAGGGTCCGCAGGGGCTTTGTCCTCGAAGTCGTGTGGCCGTCGTTCTCTGCAGCTTCGAAGGCGGTTTCTGAATGGTCCTGACACAGCCGCAAGACGCGGACGACACGGAGCGCAAAGAAGGGCGGGCGGTCGTCGGGCTGAAGGCGAAGTACCGCAGCCCGACCGTTTTCGACTTCGTCCAGAACGAGTGCTTCAACCTCTCGCGCGGCGGCATGTTCATGGCCACCGAAGCACCGGCCCCTATCGGCACGCTCATCAAGTTCCACTGCGACGTCGAGACACCGGAAGTGGGGGCCTTTCGGGGGGTTGGCAGGGTGGTCTGGAAGCGCGATCAGAGCGACGACCCAGCGCGCCCGACCGGCATGGCAGTGAAGTTCGTACGTCTCGAGGACGACGGGGACCTGCTGGTGGCCCGCCTCCTGCAGTCTACGGCGGTGGATCCCGGGGCCGGCATCGATTCGCGGGCGGAGCCACCCGCGCCAAAACAAGAGACCGCCGCGCGGGCCTCGCAGGCAGCCGCCGCCACAACAGATGGAGCGGGCAACGGTGGCCCGGTGCGGGACCGGGAGGATCTGGGCCCCGCACCCTTTGCAGCGCATTGGACGGACAATCAGCCAGGTGACGACGCCAGCGCGGTTCCGGCAGCGGACTCGCCCACGCATCTCGAAGCGACCCACGAGCCCCCGAGCGAGACCGAAGAGCGGGCGCCTTCGCAGTCGCTGCCGGGCATTGACGCCGAGGACGTCCACGCGGAGGATGAATCGCTGGCAGCCGAAACGGACGCTGCGATCGACGCGCTCCTGGATACGGCGAGCGGCGAACAGGCAGCATCGGAAAGCGGTGAAAGCCCCGCCGCGATCGCACTGCAGGCTGTAGCCGGCCCGGAAGGGGAGCTGTCCGAGCGCGGCGAGGCGCACGAGGAGCATCACCCGGAAAGCGCCCAGCAAGGCTCGGTCGCCTCGGCTTCGGAGCCCGAGGCGGCCGATTCTGGACCTAGCACCCAGCTTGCTGACGAGCCTGAAGCAGCGCCTGCCCTTGCGGAAGAACCGACGCAGGACGAGCCGCGCTCATCGGAAAGCCAGGGCGCGACAGAATCTGCGGCGTGGCTCCCGGACTCCGAGCAGAACCCGGAAGCGCCCGAATCGCAGCCGAGCCAATCGGACGGCCAACCGGG of the Pseudomonadota bacterium genome contains:
- a CDS encoding PQQ-dependent sugar dehydrogenase, which codes for MLNRWLGRCCRVTDLRGLRSAAIVLTASCLLPVGACATNEATVGGGATIGAGATGGGGPPSGGGGAPIGFGGAGAGAGTGPAGSSGGGIPGAAAGTAGGIAGQGPIAGARPIGGAGGAPAVAGCVPPLANPTPGNACKGVPPPRLKLTPITSGLSVPVYVTHAPGDRMRLFVVERTGFVRVLQRDPGPSSTWTLSPAPFLDVSRLIATGSGESEQGLLGLAFDPQYATTGRFWINYSARGSGDTVVAGYRTAANNPNAADPGSATVLLQVEQPQSNHNGGMLAFGPDGCLWIGLGDGGGRNDGPNHGPMGHGQDPATQLGSMLRIDVANYPTPAPGNPPIPGADPHVWSYGWRNPWRYSFDRETGDLYAGDVGQNAWEEIDVEPRGVAGRNYGWNVMEGKHCLGDRTGAGSCVRTGLTLPVVEVPNENRIGSISNPNRSITGGYVYRGSIPGMAGRYVYGDFGSRRIWSFVWRGETNGVAEICDEVELTQDLQTSNLVGISSFGEDADGELYVVDFGGSIVRIDPE